TTCAAGGAGGCATTTGAAAACGGAGGCGCGCCACAGCTCCGCTGGGAAATGAACAACACCATAGTTTGCTTAGAATACGTGTACATGAGCCAGCGTCTTGGCCGAGACGCAACCCACGAAGAGTGGGTAGAGCATATTCTTAGTTTGAATATTGGTATGACGCGGGATGATTTAGTGCCGTTTGACGAATTAGAGCGAACGGATGAAGTGAAAGATTAAATCACGCATTTTCCTAGGCGCCACACCGCGGCTTTACTTTTCTCACACCCTTAGTGTGACGCAGCTGTGGCAGAAATTTAAGTAAAATTATGTTCAATAGAAAGGTTGCATAAAGCCCGCTTGTATTTATTTAGCCGCGGTACGTAGCACACAGGTTGTGTAGGATTCACATGGACCCCAATTATCCTTTAGCTCAAAGCACCCGCTATACTCCGTACCCGGAAATGCACAAACAACGATTAAGGCTATGTAGTATATGGTCTAAAAAAAATTATTTGCTGCCTCTTTACACCAGAAAAGCTCGCGCTCTATTACCTCACTTAAAATGCTGCCAGTGTTTCGTTGGTGCTGGGTCATCTCATTTTCATACACGCCGGTATAGTATTTAATATCACCTAACATTCTTTCACCAATTTGCTCGGCTGCGTTCATTCTATTTTTAGTCAACAACTCAAAAGACAATTCTAAAAATTTACCTGACAGAAGTACTGATTTATCTTTCTCGCCTCCTGATGGTAGAAATCTTGCTACCGCACCGAACAAACCAGAGCATCTATTCGTAACTTGCGCTGTTGTAAATAAATCTATTTCTTGTCCAGAAGTAAGAAACTCATGAACAGTTTTAAATTCTGAACTTTCTGATTTATTGGCTGAAACAATTACAATCGAACAAAAAATTATCGATAAAACTGACTTTAAATGACTTGATTTCACAATAGCTCTCTCAAACCGCTAAACTGTACAAATAATCTTGCATAGAAATATTTTCATTGGAAGAACCCAAAAACAAATTCATCGACAACCTTTACCACGAATTCGAGCAGAAGCTATTCAAGGTGTTTGGCTTCGGCATCGAGGATTTGAAAAAGGTGTTAGACCGCGCGGATACAGATGAACGACGCGGACATTGTTTGGAAACAAATTTCCGAAACGCATTTGATGAAGGTGGCGCGCCGCAGCTCCGTTGGGAGATGAACAACACCATAGTCTGCTTGGAGTATGTTTACATGAGCCAGCGGCTTGGCCGCGACGCGACCTACGAAGAGTGGGTGGAGCATATCCTTAGTTTGAATATTGGGATGACGCGGGATGAGTTGATGCCGTTCGATTAGTGCCTAGTTTACACTTTTACATTTATACCAGTATGTCCTCTGAAAAAGACCTCCGTCGTTGTTTCCTCCATGAGTGTAATAAGCAGACCAGTAGTAACCGCTCTTATGGAAGACATACGTCTCATTATAATCACTGTCCCAATCAACGAACTCGTAATATTCTTGACCAGCTTCAAGATTATAAAAACCGTCTTTAACAAACTTACCCTTTAGCTCTGGGCTCTTACTGCTAGATGCTGGGTAGCGCATGTAAAATTTATCATTCTTAAAGACAAATTTTGTTTGGTAGGTATCCGTGGCGGCATTGGTGTTTGCGGTTAATTGTCCAGACTTTAAGTCAAGCTGAATAGCTTGAAAGTTGTCACAAACAAGAGAGAACGAGCCTGCCATGGATGAGTAAGGCAATAGAAACACCAAAGCCGATACAGCAATTTTCATACCTCGTCTCATGTAGAACCTCCATTTTTTCAAATAATCCTTTTTTCAGTGTTAAAATGGTGACACAAAAACCCGCGCTCACCAAGACCCCTTGCAAGGCATGTAGCAAATGAGAATAAAAGATAACTGTGATATAGGCCTAAAAACCCGCTTTGGCCCCGACTGGCCTGGCAAAAGATGCGGGGCGAAGACCAGAGCTGGAGGCATATGCCCTAAACCGGCCTATAAGGACTCAGGACGCTGTCATAACCATGGCGGGGCATCAACCGGCCCGAAAACGAAAGATGGCCGTCAGCGAGTCTCAGAGGCCCATTTAAAGCATGGTCGTTACACCAAGGACAAAAAGGAGGCTAGAAAAGAGGGCGCGGCCATCGAGCGACAGCTCCGCACTAGGCGAAAGCTCATTGAGAACGAGTTAAAGAGCGCGGGGATAATTTAGCAGGTACCCTAGCGCCGTCAGTCAATTTCAAAATCGGGGTTTCTCTCCACCCTGCCCCCCTCAAATGCGGACTTAGCAACTAGAGCGGTTACAGGCCGGGATTGTCTCAAACAGTCAGTAATTATTTGAAGTGCCTCTAACCGGACACCCGAACACCCCATAGGGGTGTGTCCGTGTCCGTCCGGGATAAGATGTGCACCAGTTAGGCAAGAGCAAAAGTCTCTCCGACTTCTGGCATTCGCCTCTCCTATTTCTTCTCATATATATGGGGGGTTACAGTACCCCCATATATATATATATGTAACCTCTGTAACCTCTGTAACCACGTTTGTTTTCAATGACTTACGAAAGGTTACACAGATTTTACTTTAATTTGTAACCTCTGTAACCTTTTCTGTAAGTATCTGTAATACATGAACAAAAAGGTTACACAAAAAAGGTTACAATATTGTCACCAAAACCTTGTAACCAAATCACCCCCTTTTTTGCCAACATTCCCATAGCCCGAACAATCCCATTGTGCCCATGACCGCGCCCATTACTCCGACAATTTTCTCTTAATATTTGTAAAATCAGAATGGGCATAACGAAGGGCTTGCGCTTTCGTCTTGTGACCTGAAAGCATCGTTACCTCAGGCAGCGTCAACCCCTTCTCAAAAAACCGGGAGATTGCCTCGTGACGCAAGTCATGGATGCGCAAATTATGAATACCAGAGCGCTTACGTAAACGTTGCCAGGCGGACTTCACCGCATGGTAATTGGTTCCAAACAAAGATGTCTGAGCTACAGGCAGGGCTTTAAGTGTATCTAGCGCGGCCAAGGAAAGTGGGACCGCCCTGCTCTCTCCGTTCTTTGTATCTTTCAACACGGCTATCCCAGCATCAATATCAATGTCACCCCAAGTTAAACTCAACAATTCACCAAGCCTCATTCCTGTTTCCACAGCGATAATAATTAACGGCTTCAAAAAATGGCTACGGGAGCTCTCAGCATGAAACAACAAAAGCTCATATTCGCATGGCCTCAGCCTCCTTTCACGAGGTTTTGGTGGGCGCGGCAAACGGATAGCTTCAACTGGGTTGCTTTGGATGCTAACACCCCACTCAGCGCGGGCAATATTCAGGGCATGGCGAATAACTTGTAAATCATATGCGGCCGTCCTTACACCATCCTTAACGCGCCTGTCCCTGAAAGCTGCAAGCTTAGCTGGCGTTAGCTTTCTCAATGTCTGGCGGGCTATTTCATCTTTTAGCAAACGCTTGATACGCCTACTTTCTCCTGATGCTGACTTTTTGGTGGGAGTGATTTCCAGCAGATAGCGAGACAATATCGAAGCAAGAGGCATATCGTCTGGCTTTTGATTGCCAGCCTCACCTCTGTCGAAATAAATTTCCTGACTTCGCGCCCAAGCCTTCGCTTCGGTAAGCCTTTCAAAGCTCTTAGATTTGCCCTGAAAGCCCGCTCTTCTGACTTGCGCCTGAAACTTATTTCCTCTTTTTCTTATAGACG
This genomic stretch from SAR116 cluster alpha proteobacterium HIMB100 harbors:
- a CDS encoding site-specific recombinase XerD (PFAM: Phage integrase family), which encodes MASIRKRGNKFQAQVRRAGFQGKSKSFERLTEAKAWARSQEIYFDRGEAGNQKPDDMPLASILSRYLLEITPTKKSASGESRRIKRLLKDEIARQTLRKLTPAKLAAFRDRRVKDGVRTAAYDLQVIRHALNIARAEWGVSIQSNPVEAIRLPRPPKPRERRLRPCEYELLLFHAESSRSHFLKPLIIIAVETGMRLGELLSLTWGDIDIDAGIAVLKDTKNGESRAVPLSLAALDTLKALPVAQTSLFGTNYHAVKSAWQRLRKRSGIHNLRIHDLRHEAISRFFEKGLTLPEVTMLSGHKTKAQALRYAHSDFTNIKRKLSE